The Streptomyces achromogenes DNA segment GCGGCTCACGCTGGTGCTGCGCGAGGCGCGTCCCGCCCCCGCGACCCGCAGGGCGCGCGCCGGGCGCCGCGCCGCCGGCCACCTCAGGGTGGTGCCGCCCGCGGAGGCATGAGACCCCCGGGCCGTCGGCGCCCCGCGGGCCGCGGCACGTCCCGCGGGGCACAGGTACGTCCCGCGGGTCACAGGTACGTCCCGCGGGTCACAGGTCGAGGACCAGCTTCCCGCCCTGGCACCGGGACACACAGATCATCATGGTCTCCCCGGCCTCCCGTTCCTCGGCGGTGAGCACCGAGTCGCGGTGCTCGGGCACGCCGTCCAGCACATCGGTCTCACAGGTGCCGCAGGTGCCCTCGGTGCAGGAGAAGAGCACCTCGACGCCGGCCGCGCGCACCGTGTCCAGCACGGACACGCCCGGCGCGACCGTCACCGTACGGCCGCTCTGCGCGAGCTCGACCTCGAACTCCACGTCCGTGCCCGTGGGTTGATCCTTGGCCTGGAACCGCTCGACGTGCAGCGCCCCGGCCGGGCAGCGCTCCTCCACCGCGTCCAGCAGCGGACCGGGGCCACAGCAGTAGACGAGGGCGTCCTCGGGCAGCTCGTCGAGCACCGAGCCGAGGTCCAGCAGACCGGTCTCGTCCTGGGGCGCGACCGTGACCCGTTCGCCGTACCGCGCCAACTCTCCCGTGAACGCCATGGAGTCGCGGGTGCGGCCGCCGTACAGCAGAGTCCACTCGGCGCCCGCCGCCTCGGCGGCCGCCAGCATCGGCAGGACGGGCGTGATCCCGATGCCGCCCGCGATGAACCGGTAACGGGCCGCCGGGCGCAGGGCGAAGTGGTTGCGCGGACCGCGCACCCGGAGCTTGTCGCCCTCCCTCACCTCCTCGTGCACATGAGCCGACCCGCCCCGCCCGGCCGGCTCGCGCAGCACCGCTATCCGCCAGGCGCTCCGGTCGGCCGGGTCGCCGCAGAGCGAGTACTGCCGCTCCAGGTCCGGCCCGAGGGCCACGTCGACGTGGGCGCCGGGCTCCCAGGCCGCGAGCGGCTCGCCCAGGGGATGGCGCAGGGTGAGCGCGAGCACGCCGTCGGCCGCGAACTCCCTCCGTTCTACGACGAGTTCGACTTCCTGGACGTCACTCATGAGGTGCTCCCTTCCGCGGCTCGTGACCTTGGGGGTGGGCGAGCATCCACTCCCACATCACCACCGGGTCCTGCTCGGTGTGCTCGGCTCCGCAGTGGCAGGTGCCGTGCAGGACGTCGGTGCCCGGCAGCCAGTCGATGCGGTAGACCTCGCCGGTGGGGCTGCTCACAGGACCCGCTCCGCCGGCTTGTCGCCCTCCTCCACCAGCCGGGCGAGGATGCGGCGGGCGGCGAGACCGCCGGTGTCGATGTTGATGCTCAGCTCCTGGTAGCCGGACC contains these protein-coding regions:
- a CDS encoding PDR/VanB family oxidoreductase — encoded protein: MSDVQEVELVVERREFAADGVLALTLRHPLGEPLAAWEPGAHVDVALGPDLERQYSLCGDPADRSAWRIAVLREPAGRGGSAHVHEEVREGDKLRVRGPRNHFALRPAARYRFIAGGIGITPVLPMLAAAEAAGAEWTLLYGGRTRDSMAFTGELARYGERVTVAPQDETGLLDLGSVLDELPEDALVYCCGPGPLLDAVEERCPAGALHVERFQAKDQPTGTDVEFEVELAQSGRTVTVAPGVSVLDTVRAAGVEVLFSCTEGTCGTCETDVLDGVPEHRDSVLTAEEREAGETMMICVSRCQGGKLVLDL